Part of the Bernardetia sp. genome, TTATTGCCAAAGGTCTGATAGTAAGGCGTGTGTGAAAAAATGGCAGCTTTTTTTGGGGAAATAGTATTTCGTTTGTCTAAAATTTCGTTATCATACTGTTTTTCAAAAGATTCTGCTTTTTGTATTGCAATAGATACTCTTAGAAGTTTCTGACAGATAGTCAGAAGTTTGTAATTAAATTCCCAAAGCAAAGCAGGTGGATTCTGATAAATAGGTTCTAAAAAATCGGCATAATGAATAAAAAACGGACTTTTTCCATACGCAGATTTTATACTTTGCCAATGCTGCCTGTTCCAGTCAGTAGAATAATCTATTTTTACTTCTGTTATGGGAGTTCGCTGACTTCCCTTTTGAACAGGCACAGTGAGAGCTATTTTTCCATTTGC contains:
- a CDS encoding WbqC family protein, yielding MLYKKILIELHHLPCLDYWKTILEADEVILEASENYNKQSYRNRTYILGANGKIALTVPVQKGSQRTPITEVKIDYSTDWNRQHWQSIKSAYGKSPFFIHYADFLEPIYQNPPALLWEFNYKLLTICQKLLRVSIAIQKAESFEKQYDNEILDKRNTISPKKAAIFSHTPYYQTFGNKFENSDTPKDNQELTNSTFENNLSILDLLFNEGTNALLMINDK